A stretch of DNA from Melospiza melodia melodia isolate bMelMel2 chromosome Z, bMelMel2.pri, whole genome shotgun sequence:
GAAGGGGGCGGGGAAGCGTGTGTTCACATTAGCTGATCTGAGCTCTTGGGCGTCTGCGCTGCTCCCGACTATCCACAACTGAGGAATGACTGTTTGCGCATGAAGCACACATACAACGGGAACATACATCACATGGTCCGGGCGCAGGATTAGCCtgacacaaagctgctcctcttgcTGAAAGATCTTGCTGTAAGATGTCAGTGACACCAGGAACCCAGTCTTCATCTTCCCATTCAGCAAACACGAGCATCAGACCATTCCCTACTGACTatcctggggggaaaaatccctaTCTCTCTGGAAGAGGATTTCAAGGCACTTCATAAGGATGAGTAAGTGAACCTATCCATTGCCTTGGAGCCTTAGAGGCAGATATAACACTTGGCAGGAATCTGTCAAGCAGCAACTGATGAGTACTTTTTTGTATGTGATGTGTACTGCCCTCAAAAGAACTGATTATATCTTGGTTTCTGAAAACAGAGAGTATCAGAATTACTTATAAGAGGGTTTTTTAAACAGTCTTTCTTGCCTTGAAAGAAACCTGTATTGACCTTACTCAAACTGTACCTTTCAGGTTAGCCACCTGAGGGAGGCAGCTGATCCAACCCATCCTGAAGAAACACAAGGTTTTAAATTGACATCAGTAATTCTGGTTTCAGAACTTATCCATGATGGACATCACATCTGAcaatgctgatttttctccaaCACAATCAGATATATCTGGGACTAAGAAACTTGTCAAGTCCTATGGCAACTGTGTATAATGTTCAGTAGCTTACACTACACTATGAGCTGGAAACCCCAGGTGTTTGTGCTGATGGTTTAGACAACTTGCCAGGACCTACTAGATAATTCTTGCTTCCAGACTGTGGTTTATGTAGTAGAATGTAAAAGGTTTTCTTATGGTAATAATGTTGACATTTTTGCACAACACATTAAAATGGGCTAAAGTATAGCTCAACTTTGGAAGCCTTTGTAACCAACAAACCAAACTTCAAAATTATCTAAATACCCAACCCTTCATGTTATAACTCCTCACACCTTGGACAATACTGTAATAATGCcatataattaattatttttaaaagcatattTTCTTTTGTCTTGAAAGAGATAGTTTCAAATGAAAATTTAAGTTTGAAGGAAATGAAAACCAAATAACCATTGTTTAAAACCTGCACAGCAAAGTTGCCTACCATTTTTCCATAAGGAGAGGAAAGGATTATTAGTTGGcagatattttaaaaacaaaaaagtttGATTCTGAATTTAGTTTCTAGCCAAGGTGATAGTCCGAATGTAATGCATAATAAGGAGACTGTATTGAGAAAATGTAGTCAGGCTGTTAAACAGATCAACTTTGAGATAAtagctctgcagcagcacatgAAAGAATAGCATTAATTAGATCATAGTTTCAGCATGataaaacattattttaattaattaattcattaatatgaaaaatattaattaatatgaAACATAATATGAAAATAGATGAAAAAATCCCTTCTAATTCATGAATAAACAACACAATCACTCATTTAAGAAGAATATaactatattttattaaaataattgcTTTCAAGTAATTACAACATGTATTACAAATCAATGGTGTAACCAAGAATTAAAATAATCAAACCAAAGGTTACAGTATTTAAACAACATTCTGAGAGCTTACAGGTGCTCAACAAGTAAACTGTGTAGATCTTCAGAACACAACTATAGTATCATTCTAGACAACAGATCATCCAGGTACACAAGTACACAAGTCTCACTGTtttcaaattaaatttaaaatgccAACAATTTAAAACATATAAATTACTTAAAATCAATATTATGCCAACATTCACTTGTCATATAGTTCAATTTTAAAGCACAAAAGCTTACAGTATCAGCCTGAAATTTATCTCATATGCATAGTCAGAGATTATAAACTAGCTTTTAGGTCCTTGATTTCTATTGTTTTATCAGAACGAAGTTTAGCAATCTCTTCCTTAGTAAACCCATATTCTAGAAGTATGTCTTCTGTGTGCTCTCCTACAAAAGGATCTCTTTTACATGATGGAACAGCAGGAGTCCTAGACAGAACAGGAGCAGGTCTAGGACTTATCTCTCCCGGATCATTTTTGATAAAAGAACTTCTTTCTTTGTTATGCTGATGTGAGGCAGCATCCTCGAAGGATAGAACAGGGGTCACACAGGCATCAGTGCTATCGAATATGCTGCACCACTCAGCCTGTGTCTTCTGTGCAAATATGGATGcaaattttttcttcatttcaggCCAGTGGGAGAAACTCAACTGAGCAGGGAGTTCATCTAAATTTAGCCCAAGACCTGAAAGGAGAAAAGTAAAGTTTAACTATAGTACAGCTTAGATAATTCACTAAGTGCTTCTCACAACTAAGTGTATTCCTCAAGAAGACAGTATTTTGCAGGCAATACTACAGTCACTTTGAACTTTAGTTGGGTATCTGTGCAGGGCAAGGAGCAGAATAATAAAATGTTCTATGATACTTGCAATTAGACTAAACTGCATCAGCTACAGCCTTTTAAGTACATACCTATAACAAGCACTCATTTGTATGAACACttcacagaagcagcagctgtctCGAGGTAATAATGTCCTGAGAAAAGCTTGATAGTAGGATCATATTCTCTACCTGGCATTGGCAACACAGAAATCTGCTGAATGGATCCTGCACTATTGGGACACACATGACAGATGATAGACTTTGGACCTGGTTACTGCAAGAGTGATCTGCTTCTTCACTCCACTGTCCAAAGAGGCTCCAGCAGCGTCTCCTCCTCGCTCTGCTCCAGCTCACTCCCCAGGTTCCAATTCCCTCAGCCCTTCCACTCACCAGCTGCTCAATAACCCTGCTTTCCATCTCAGCTGCAAGGACCACCCAGGTAAGCACTAAGCACATCCCTTCTGAGACACCAGGGCAAAGCATGGGCACACAGGCCTTGTAATGACAATTTCCTAAACCAGGCAAGTCCCAGGTCTATCCCTGAACTAAGCATCCCTTCTCACTGGGGAGCTTACAGCTCTTCTGTGCTGCCAGCTTCCAATACCTCTTTCTGTTCTCATGGATTCTGCTCTCTGAAGTCTCTGCCCTTTCATTCTGCTACTTCAAGGAGATGCAAGAATTTTTATCACTTATTTTAGAGATTATCTCAAAAAGGAGGTAAAACACAAGAAAGAGAAAAGGCAATTGAACTACAGTTTCAAATCGAGACAATTTCAAATGGAAACTACAGTTTCAAATGGAGGTATAGGCAGAATATATGATACTGAATAGAAATCAGAAGTGACATACTGAAGGTTGTTTTAACAGTCACATTTTGAAATCCAGGAGCAAGAACACAGCAGGAAAAATTCAGAAAAAGCAGGGATACAAAAGAAGATAATTTGAGAAATTCAAAAGATGAGAAAACAACTATTATCATAATGCTTCAAAGTAACAAAAAAATTAGCTTCTTAGAAAACAGCAGTTCCCTATAAAAGGCAAAGGAAATGTATAGCTTGGGTAATAGAGGGCTGTTTGCAGGCAGAATTTATGCAGACCTCCTCTTGCCTTTAGTTGTAGATAGGCAGAAAACACCTTAAATATCCTGTCTTTCTACAGCTTCCTTACCACTGAGTGAGGTAGATATATTGCTGCTTAAACATACAAGAAAGGGAGATAGTTCCTTTTCTTCTGCTCAATAAGTTCTTTCTCTCCATTCATAAACTGTACAATACACTTGGGGCCCACAGTGCCCCCCCCCAGTTTAACACAGTATTTAAGAATTTCACTGTTGATCACAAGATTATTAAACATAGTTTTGAAAATTAATACATGCTTTGAAATTGCACTTTGGTACTTCAAAGGAAAACACACAGAAATTGCCAGTCTCCAGACTCAGAAATACAGCCTTGCAGTTGTTCACTTTCACAAGAAATTCATCACAGTCAAAGACAAAATGAGTATTCTCACATCTTATTAGAAAGAGCTATGGATATCAGGATAAATGATACTACAAATGATCAGTCCTCATGGTTTTATCAAGCCCTTAATGCCCTTATCAAGCACCTTAAATCACTGAACTTACACTCTTGTGTCCATAACCATTCATGTAATCCTAAAAATGAGATCAGCTGAAGGTAACTCACACTGGTTGAACATCATGATCACATAAAAGCTAGCAGTATGTTCAAAATTAATGTTATTGTTGATTTTCAAAGTCTTCTACTAGAGACCTACAGCGCAGTATAGTTTACTTATGAACTATGAGGTGAGGCAAATTTACCTTCCACAAAAGGAAATACTCACTACCTGAGCTTctgtctcaaagcatgaaatcTTGTCAAGTGGAAACTTTGTTTCACAGTACTCAATTTCTTATTAAGTTGGTTTGGTTTCTAGCAGCCAGTCCAACATGAGCAGAGCTCTACCATTATCTCATTACACAATTATTTTTGATGATTGTGGCAGATGGGAAGTTGGCTGAGCCTCACTGCACATTCTCTGGCAAACTGGAACAATATGCAGAACCCGGAATTTAATATTACATGCTCATTTTCTGCTTACCACTGAAGACTTCAGCTTTAAACAGGATGAACTGAGAGCATTTAAGCACTACAGCTCCTCATTTTCCAGCCTGTGCTCACCATTTGTGGTGCAGATGAGCAGAATCAGAGCAGGAGTGACTGACTCAACAAGGAAACTATTGCATAGCACATAATTGTCTGGGATACCACAGGAGCACAGACTTCACTCAGTGTAATCGAAAGCAAAGTCTCTTTTACACAGAACATTTTATAAAGCAATCATGACTTAGTTCCAAGTCTTTTTGTTTAAATTTTCATCTAGGAGTTTTTGTATGGAAAAGCCTAATCAACCTACTTCAGCACACcttgaaattatttttgaaaactGAAAAACTGTCTCCCTATAATAATGTAGCTTTAAATCTCCTTTAAATGCTATAGTTTATTGACATATATCCCCACATCATTTACTGATGGAGCAAACTGAaatctctatttctacagaactTCTTAAAAAACTCTTGtaaaatcaggcactgatttCAAGAGAAAGAAACCAGCAAAAATTAGATCAATCAGTGAAGTTGGTTTGGTATGTCAGAAATTGAAACagttttttttatattatttcagTCATATATTTTAAAAGCAGAGTTTTGTTCAGGATTTTCTTGGTTTAACTTGctaattttcttttcaaaaatgTATGGTCATAGCAGTCATTCTGAAATTATGTTGTCATAACATGACTGAATAAAATCATCTAGCATGGGAAACCTTAATTTTGGCCTAAATAACAGCTGCAAGGCGAAGGCCATTGCTCTTTTTCTGGCTAAATAAAATTTGTTCTCAGTGTAAGAGGGAATTGAATTTCAGAATATCCCACATTTCATAAGAAAGCAGTGGATTTTCATTAAACTTACTATGTAAAGTTTTTTCTCTGATCAAGGTTTCTAAAACTTCAGAATTTTTTAGGAAGTGACAGTTGATCAGGCCCACAGTACTACCAGGCCTCACTGCAAATGCATCCACAGCTGTACTCCAAGCTGACATACTCAATTATCACAACTGCAAATGTTTTGATGCAGCAGAGACTGGCCCTCTACAGAATTTGTACAATGTTTAAGGCTTAtcataataaataaattaaaataaaacagaacatAACATTATGTATAACTGAGTCTAAAACATAATGAGGAAAGTGTTTGCCCATGTTGAATGTCTCAATAACACTGTGATATTGCACTCAGTATACCAGCAGATTTTTAATACAGTACACAATACTTAACAATCACAAAATGGAGAGTCCTGTGGAAATCCTTGATAATTATATAAACAATGTTTTTCAATGGCTTcttaattttttcctaatatttttttaaacagaagtAATACAAATAGGAGTACTGAAAAGTAGTATGAAAGGGGTACTATAGAGTAGGAACTGAAGTTCAGTACTTCAGTGACTGTCAGTGCTTTCCACATCAATGTAAGTGGACACTGAGCTCACCTTGTGTAACTGATTTCACACCATATAACTCAGAATCAAACCTTTACTCCCACCTGCTCCACAGTATTTACTGTGTTCTTCACAGCCCTTGTAGCCTGGCTGCAGCAGACTAAGCATCTATTGCTGAAAAACACAACAAACCTGCAGAAGCAATTCACAGGCCAGTTGAAAGACATGCTGTCTCTTTCTGTTGAAAGATTAAGGCTTAACATTAGTAGCAAATGTTTCTGCTATCAGATTTTTCAACAGATGCCAAGGCATTTTAGCTATTTATTGTCTGATTTTTGCAGTAATAAAATTAATACCAGCGAAAGGACTACAGCTTGTCTGTTAATAGCAAATATTCAATAGTGAGCTCAAAATACTTTTCCACTTCATCTGTTTTACATTGCTGCAGTTTTTCATAAAGCCTTTTGAAATTTATTtgaaatttatttaattaatacaTTTCTGGCAATTTCTGGCAATTGCCCCTGCTGAGCACAATCTACAAAGCCAACAATACTCTCAAACTAACGTGCTCTATTTTCTTAAATTTAGTTTCCCTCTGCAGCCTCCTTTAGAACTTTCCTCACCATGTCATTAACTGCACTTGGGCCCAGCACTGGGTTCCTGCAGGAACTCTGCAGGGAAACACTGAACCAAAACCAAAAGGAAATCAGTTCTGCTTTGGCTAAGCAGAATTCTGTGAGCAGAGACAAATTGTTCAGACACCACACTCCTTTCTCAATTCTGCAGTGTTCAAATCTCCAGCTGACATCTGCAACACCCATATGCTTGTACTCTCATTCTATGGGAGTGGCAAAACTAATGTACCCTCTGAATATGGACAGAGAGACATCAAGTGGTTTTTGAATATATTTTATCTGGAACAGCACCAAACTGCTCACCAGCAGAAGTGACCAGAAATATGGAGAAAAGCTATGAAACAAAATGATGGAAATTGCAACTGGACCATAACATTAAACCAACTTCAAAGCTGGAGTTAATGCCTGGAACAGATGACAGCTTAAGTCAAAGATCCTCAGATTTGTGAAAAAGCAATACAATTCTCACAAGCACTTTTCCCTATAATATTCAAAGACTTAAATTCTGTATTTAATTTCTGCAATAGGTATCCCAGAAAGGAAACAATCCCTAAGTCACAAGAAGGTTCTGCTGCTCTGAACTATTGCGTCAGAAAGATTTAAATCATAAGTACTGAAAGGAATAAATATTTCCTACGTGAAAATCTGAACAGATCACAATATGCACctcaaacaaaataacaaaaacacCAGCTGctttaaattaaatattgtgAGAAAATCTTGATTTTGGTCATTTACTTTAAACAGCACACTTTTACAAAATAAACAAAGGAAACTCAGTGAGTGTAAACAAGCAAAGATAGGGATACAATTAATGGCAAAAAGCAAAATTTCCTCAAAGACTGCAGCATATATGTTGGATTTTTTAAATATGGCAGAAACAGACTGAAACACATGCAACAATGACTGCAGTTGTTGTCTACTTACAAGTTGATACACACTAGTTCTTTCCTGCTGGAATAACTATTTTTGAAACCTCAGCTGTTAAAATCAAGCAACTTCTCTGCACTGTAAACATAAGGAGTACTTTCAAACATGAAAATGAAGTTGTCCAGTGTGGGTGCCCCAACAAAAGCAGAATTCACAGTTGCTCTAAGTTCTAAATTTCTGAGAAACAACTACAAGAAAACCAGAATTTTAGCACTTTCCTCAGTAAAGAGTCATCTAAAGAAGACAGAGACCATCAGTGACCACGTTGTATCACCTGGCCACTGGTTTCATCCATCACAGGCTTATCTTTAGATAACCTGGCTGAAAGGGAAAAGCTCAAGTTTGCCCCATAACAATGATCAATAAAAGATAGCAGGACTGTCCAGAAAAAGTTGACAAAGAGTCACAAACAGAACCACACCTCATTGCAGAATTTTGGTGCTTTTTGGACAAGTACAGATTCTATCCCAGTCCTGTAGCTTAACTGTGATTCAACACAGTCTCCAAAGAACAAAATACTGCAGGCCACGAATACTGCAGGCCAGTGTTTGATCACTTAAGCCAAACATATAGGTATTTGAGTATACAGCCTTATTTTTTTCTCATCTGCTTTGTACTTAATACAAGCACTTTCCCTGAAGATATGTATTGGAATTCCAAATTACCTAACTCCAAGGGCAAGGGCTTGCATTTTATTTTGATATAGTTTTATATTTACTTTTGCTCTTCAACTTTCTTTTTCAAGGTCAAGTTGCTTACAAATTGAGTTCACAAACAAGTTATTCTTAGGACTCTCAGAGACAAAAAAGCATCATCCTCTTCAGCCAAGAAAGTGGCATTTCCAGACTTGACATTTGATCTGTCCAACATAATGCTGGACATGTCCCTGAGTCACTCCAGAAGCCTTCCTCATGTATGTAGCAGCATATCCCAATTTACATATTCCACACAACTGCATGGACTTTTTTAAACTACAAGAGAAGTAGCCATTCACAGCTACAGCTGCACAAGAACCTGGGGAGCACCACAGGCTGCAAGAGACAAAGCCAAAGCATAAAGAACAAGCTCTCTTTGGGATCCTGCTCACCAGGATCCCAAACTCCCAAACCCCACCTTACAACCCCATAACACAAGAAATACAAGAGCTGCAGATGAGAACAACTGCTTGCCCTCAACTGCCCAATGTGCACCCTGTCCCTGAGCAGTGGCCACCCACCAACCTCCCTTCCAGTTTTATTTCTGAGCATCATGTCCTGTGGTAGAGAATGTCCctctggtcagctggggtcagttGTGCTGGCTGTGATCCTTTCCCATTTcttgtgcagccccagccctctcACTGGTGCAGTGGGATAAGGAGGAGAAAAGTCCTCAGTGCTGCGCAAGAGCTGCTCACCAGTCCCTGAAACACTCCTGTGTAATGGCGCTGCTTCCAGCACAAACCCAAATCACACACCCCTgctagctactgtgaagaaattcAGTGCTATCCCAAGGCAAAACCAGTACAAACTGTAGCATGGATACAATTCAAGGAATGCTAAAATTCAAGGAAAAATCAGGAGGAAAGAGACTGGGCAAGAATAAGGAACTACTCCCCTGGCAGGCTCGCTGACTGGCCACAGGAGCCATGCATCGAATAATGCGGTTCACAAAACGCCAGGTGCGCCCACTTCAGGAATCCTTTGCTGACACTCCTTGAACTCATTAACCAAAACTAAAACTAAATTGAGAACTTCTTATAGCCTTCATATTCTGTGCAAAGAAAGAATAAATACTAAATTCTTTCaagatttttttatattttcataaaTTCTGTATGGAAAGCAATCTACCAGAGAaccacaacagaaaaaaaatttaattaaataacCAATAAGAAGCTAAGAGTCCATGGGATAAAAGGGTTGAAGCACAAAACAAGTTCAAAAGTAAAGATGCACCTGAACATTTGTTTTAATTTCATACAGTTAAACATTTTGCATAACCCATTCTAATTTCTTGAAAAGATAAATCATGATTTATGGTGATATTTAAAGAGCCTTAgtcaaatataaatattatatccACAACTAGACACTAAAAGCAGTCTGAAATTGTGTggagaaaattaattatttaagcaGAATTTGCTTCCACAATAATTTTTTCTGTCAAGAAATACTAAAACTACTTACTGTGAACATTCCTTTCTGAAACAATTTaaataggttttatttttaattacagtACAAATAATAGAAATTTTTTGAAATTCTATTTGCAATTGCAAAGAATAAGGTCTTTTTAAAGTATAAGAATCATTTAAACtaagtgatttgcagaaaaagTTTTTAGTGCATCACCATTACAATAAGTCCAAAAGAAGACTTGCAATTTAAGTGTAGTTGCTGGGggtgaaaaggaaataaattaatGGCTAGAAAGACAATTTACTGTTACACAACTACCAAACTAACTTCAGGAAGTGTTTGGCTTTTACAAAGAAATCACATTACCCATTTCTTAGGAAGAAGCTTTTTACTGAAAGAGTGacaaagttctggaatggtctgcctggggaagtggtggagtcatcacccctgggtgtgtttaaaaaaaagtctggatgtggcactcagtgccatggatAGCTGAGGTGCAGGGCACGGGCTGAACTCAATGATCTGGAAGGTCTGTGAACCATGCATCATGAATCAAAACCAACTGTGAAAGAATTCTCTCAATCATGCTTTGCTGTTATAAAACAATTGCTCCAACTTACTCACCTTTTATTAACTGGTTATAAAATTTGGGCTCAATGGCACCAACAGCCATGTATTTTCCATCAGAGGTCCTGTAGGTTTCATAAAAAGGTGCACCGCTATCTAGCAGGTTTTCACCTCGAGGCTGGTCCCAAAGTCCCAAATTTTGTGTCTTCCACAGGAAAGAACTTAGGTATGATACTCCTTCTACCTTGaagatttagagaaaaaaaaagctccaGTAAATTAGCTGGCATGTTACCTAAATTCTGTataaaacaaagcaacaaaaagcaATTACCAGTTCTGCCTTTTGCTAAGATTTTTAATGACAGAACCTCTGGTAAGGTTCTGTCATTAACCATTTCTAAAAATTTTCAATTACTGTTTACACTGCATATGTGAAATCATCTAGAATTAGAGAATAAGAAAGAACATAAATGTAGTCAGGCAGCTTCAAATGGACAACACACCTTCAATGCACAAAGCTTCCTCATTTAGCAAGTTTAGAGAATGAGTGAGTAATTTCAAGTGAGGGAAAAGCTTCTTGCCTCTATACAACATTAAGCATCAGACAGCAATCACACCTTCTAAACCTCTTGAAACAAGGTATCTGTACAATCCCATAAATACCAAATTTTTATCTCCTATAAATACACTGATTATAGGAAGAGTGCTATTTTTAGCAGAAAATTTGAAGGAAGTAAAATAAAATCTTCAACACTAAGTTAAAACAAAAACTATTCCCCCACTGTCATCACTGGCAGCTACACACACACAGCAACAGAATCTCTACATAGACAAGACTTTGATGAATACAGTGCTAGAAAACATGATTAATCCCATTCCAAATTGCTCCTCAAATTTTTGTCTTTGTGCAGTACACCTAGATGAAAATTCAGTTTGTTCAGCTTTTCAATAATTACCAAGAGTGtaaaaaagtctttaaaaataaatcacataCTACAGTTTTGCTCATCAGCACaattaattttctttcaaatGTATTGAAATTACTGTAAGCAAAGATAAGCCAGCTAATAGTGTATGGCCAGAAACACACCAGCAGAACAGATTAAAACCTGAGCTGTATTATTCTGAGTATCACTTGATTCATGCATTTTCAGCTGCATGAAACTAACCTAACACTGTCTATAGAGAAAAGCACAGATACTGTGCCAAAAAAAAGGCTACTAAATTTTCATGCAGGCTACTAAATTTACTATTAGTTTATACCTTTCTATGCAAAAATTTAAAACATGCAAATTGCTGAAGCATGCAGTCAAGAGGGCTTCTTCATTTAATGTGTGTTACTTGGGCTCTGCTTCAAGGACAGGAATACTTCTATCCTCATTGCCACATGTTAAAGTCAATTAAAGTACTTTCATATGAGAAAATACTGCATACCTTCATCTACATGTCTGTAAAATTATTGCAAGGATGTTAA
This window harbors:
- the AMACR gene encoding alpha-methylacyl-CoA racemase, which produces MALSGVRVLELAGLAPAPLCGMILADFGAQVVRVDRLSQSAAASAHGDVQARGKRSLALDLKQPQGAAVLRRLCGGADVLIEPFRHGVMERLGLGPEVLLQENPRLIYARLTGFGQTGKYAKSAGHDINYMALSGVLSKLGRKNENPFPPVNLLADFAGGGVMCALGILIALFERAKSGKGQVIDASMVEGVSYLSSFLWKTQNLGLWDQPRGENLLDSGAPFYETYRTSDGKYMAVGAIEPKFYNQLIKGLGLNLDELPAQLSFSHWPEMKKKFASIFAQKTQAEWCSIFDSTDACVTPVLSFEDAASHQHNKERSSFIKNDPGEISPRPAPVLSRTPAVPSCKRDPFVGEHTEDILLEYGFTKEEIAKLRSDKTIEIKDLKASL